The Littorina saxatilis isolate snail1 unplaced genomic scaffold, US_GU_Lsax_2.0 scaffold_1205, whole genome shotgun sequence sequence TTTGACAGCAGTCACAAATGCAACATACTCTTGGATACATCTCTTTTTGTGGAAATTGACACACCACTTTTGAAAGTTAATTCTTAAAATATCAGAAAAAAGTAAAGACCTTCTGTAACGAAACTGAATCACAAATGACAGAAATCACTTACTCACTGATTGTGATCTGCCTGGTTTTTACTTATCACAGTACTTCTCCACATACAAGTTATATTGTTTCCTGGAGAGTGCTGTTTGGGACATGCCACATCCGTGCATTTGTGGAGATCGGTTCTAACAAAAAgtcccatgcaaacacaaacacactgctgACGGTGTCACTGTCTTCTTTGGCTGGCCAAGAAAATCTGTTGTTGTCCAGAGAGCTCTTCTTTAAAAAAGTTACTTTTGCCTCATCTGCGCTTAGAATGTTTGTAACAGTGCCCACATGAAATGTTTCATCGTAGAACACTGCCACTGTCTGACCTGTCTGGGCAAATGAAAACCCGTCGCTATCTACTCGCTGGTCGTTCTCATGCTCTGAAGCAGAGGAGTCGGACTCTGATGGCTCGTCTTCCTCATCAAGGTTGTTGTCCACCCTGTCCCTGTGTTCTGGGAATGGGTCCTGGGACGCAAGGAACTCCttcagagactgttccaggccTGGAAGGTCCTGTGTGAGCTTCAGAAGCTCAGACTTGAATCCCAGGACATGCCGGAAAAAGCGAATCTGGGTCTTCAGAGCAGCCAGTTTTTCTCTTTGCAGAGCTTTTCGTTCTAGCAGCCTGTCGACATCACCAGCACTGCTGCAGGCTCCCCCATCTTGACGGATCTCTTGAGCAATATCTGCCTTCTCCCTTGCCTTCTTCTGTCGATCTGCCTCTGTCCGCTGCTGCTGAAGCTGTAGCTTCTGTCTTTTGCTGGCTTTCAcctctctgtcattctctcgGTGACGCTTTCGCATTTCAGGACCACTACTGGATGCATTCAGAAGAAGTTGCCTTTGTTCCTCATTGGACTTCTGGTTGAACCAAGCCTTCATTGTTTTGTTCCGTTTCAACATGGTCAGAGTGCTGTGGTGGTGGACTGAGGAGTTGCGGTGCGTGTAAATGGAAATATCGAGATCCCCAAAGCAGGCTTCTCCCAAGAGGTTGGTGATGTGTGAATGCCGCAGCCGCTCCAACACTTGTGGATCCTGAACAGCATGGTATCGGCCACCAGGCAGGAAGTCGTCCAACTGTCGCTCAGTGACAGCAACAAAGTTGACACAGAAGTGGCTGAAGGCACGCTGCACTTTCTGTTGTGTCGCCTCATCCAGATCTAGGAGTGCTGCAAGTGACGATGCGTCTGGTACTTGGATACTGAAGAGTGACGGCACATGGGGGCTGAAAATGGAGGCACTGTCATCTCTCCACTCTCTCAGCTGTGCGTGCAGCTCCACAACAGGCAAGAAAAACTCTGCATAGCTCGTCTCCCCAGCACACAGTAGAGTCCAGTAAGGTCCTGTGATCCTCTCGTAGACCATGGCAAGCGTGGCAACAAAAACGTTCACCTCTTCACTCTGGGCATCCTTCAACACACTTTCCAGCTTCTGGTTCCTGCTCGGCATGTAATCTGACAGGAACTCTATGATGTCGTCACGGTGTGCCAGCAGCTTTGTTGCACCATAAAAGATGCTGTTAAACCGGTTAGATTTGAAGCTTGGCACAGTAGACGTCTTGTTGGTCATCTCACAGTATGCAAGCCATGCATCTCTGCAGCCACATTGATCATCGCCCCTGGGTCCTAGAACCTCGCAGGCCATCCGCACATAGCGAACAGCTGCTGCCTCCTTTGCCTGCCAATGTCCAAACTGAGCTGCGTTGTCTCGGCCAATACGCTGCTGCCCCCACTCGGTCTGTAGTTCTTTCAGTGACTTCTCTGCACTTGTGCCTGAAACAGTCAGAATTAAGAATATAAGATACAGCATTCAGTGATTCACACACATTTGCTGACATTGTAGAGATACAAAGTGATACTAGATAGTaatacagaacaaacacacagtttaaAATACAGACTTAAAAATGTatcatttacacattacatttACAGCACACTCTGCATAGAGGTTAACCTTTATaatagacacagacactgatacAGTGAAACACATGTACAAAGCTGTGAAATGTGTTTACTCACCAAGTCCAAGCAAGTAATGGGCGTTGCAGTACAGGAACTGGAGATCCTCCTCTGTCCCCAGGGTTGCCTTTCTGAGGTCGTTGAAGTCTTTCTTCATGAGCTTGTTTGGAGCGGCTCTGTCAGACATCAGTCCTGAACACTTCTGCAGAGCTGCTTTGAAGCAGCGTTCTGTGTCGTCTTTGTCGTAGACTTGCGCCACTTCTTGGAGGAGACTGACGGTAACATCCACAAGAGTCTTGGCGTCTTCTGTAGCTACCTCTGTGAATCCACAGCTGAGGGACCCTGCACTTGTGGTCACTTGTTGACCCACATATTTCCGGTGGTCCCGTGTTGTTCCGTCAAAATGAATATCAAAATTGTCAGAGTCAAGCACAGTCTCGGCAACATGGTATTTAGCCAGGTAGTGCCCTTGATCCGCAAACCGCAGAGATGTGCGTTCAGATGGTACATCTTTGTCGTCGATATCGGTGTGGAACAGATTGCGCGCAACTGTTTGGATGACATGGCCACTGTTCTTTGCAGAAACCCCACAAGAAATGAGTCCAATGGTAGTTTTGATGACATCATGCGTGAATTTCTTCCTGGGGCCCTCCTCTGTTGTCTTCACAGTATGTACTACAGCTTCTTCAAGAAGATCAGCAGTCAGCTGATTATGTCTGTCCAAGTCTTGTTGTCGCTTCTCCTTCACACTGTTCAATTTGGCTCTCAGACTTGAATTAGCAGTCTGACACAACTTGAGTTTGTGCTTCAGACGCTCAATTGTTTGAATGCACCCACCATCCTCATGATCTTTCagattttcttctctcttttttaagTTGGTTTCCTGCCTTTTCAGTCTCTTGTAAAAGTTTGTTTGCCGAATTTTGCCGATGTACTCCTTGGCACTGCACAACTGGGTTTCCACACATTTTATGTGAGATGCACTACGTTCAGCTTTGCCTTGAAGTTTTGTCAAGTCTGCCTGCAAGGTGGTTACGCTTTGAGTTTTCTCTTTGAGAAGGTCCTTGTAAATCATCTCTCGGTTCTTTGCTTCCAACAGACTCCCACTGAGCTCTTCATTGCTCCTGCGTAGTGCAGCTAACTGCCTGCCACTTGATGCAATCTTTAGATGAGTCAATTCATCTCCGGTTGGATGGTCAGCTGGGGGTGTTGCAGGTGCATTCTCTATTGCACAAGGCACAACAGACGGGACAGTAGGCATCGCAGATACCAGGGGAAAATGAGACTGCTGTTGAAATAAATAGTCTTTCAGCTTCGCCTCGTTGTTGCCTCTGTGCAGACTTTTAGAGAAAGTGTCATATGGTTTGCGTACTTTGTCGAGTCTTGCTCTAAGCTGCTTGTCAGACAAGTCTGAAATGTTAAGTCCAACATGTGTAAACCACTGCCTGCACAAAGTATGCCTCTCGTCTTTCTGGAACATGAGTAAGTCAATTAGTGTCCCATTTGTCACTAGTTCTGTAGGGCTGGGCAGGTCACACAGAGAGTCAGGAGACAGAAGATGGCGTCTTGTAAGTCACAACTTCTGCAAGAAGGGCCCAATGTTTCTGGTATTAATTTCCTCGCCCACATCAGCATACACAAATGCAACAATATCACCTTCACTAGAGTGGACTTCAgcagcttgtttgtttgcacgCCTGACCTCTTCCTTCAGGGTTGtatgaagaagaagactgtTGTCACAGATGGAAGAAAACAGAGTCTCCATATCCTCCCATGATTTCCCAAGCTGAAGCCGCAACTGATCAAGTTGGATGAGGAGACGATTTGTAAGGACTTGATGCTTGGGGAGGGCAACTTTTCTTCCTCGTCCTGCGCTTGACATCCATCTGCTTAGTCGATCAAAGTTGTCATCttctgaataaaataaaaacaaaactcatgAGTAAATTGACATCTTTAAATCAAATGGTTTGTCTcatctgtgttttgttttgaactcTATGATAATAGTTACTTCACTTTTgctctaaaaaaaaatttttaaaagagagagagagagagcacttaAATGTGGACTTTTGCACTTCTAAAACTATATCTGAGAAGCAATTGCGTGTAAACAAGGTGCACTTTTCACGTAAAGAATTATTTCTTTCAGGCTACAACACGAAAAAAGCCAAATAGTAGAAAACGAAACCTGACTGAGTTATTCTTTGAAACCTTCGACGCCTTACTTCCGGTCTAACACTTTCGTACACAACAGTCAATATCTACGCTTAAATGTGCCATCCTGTTACAATAATGACAAAAATACTATCAAATAAGTTCAAAGTATCAACCAAAGTACATAAAGTCAACAGGAAAGACagcaagaaaaataaaaagcttCGACACCAGTAGCGTATGAGCGAAACACAGTACAATTTCAGACCGGTCCACTTCACCACTTTGATTTACAATCTACACGAAGATACagacaagagaaacaaaatatagGCCTAAGCTTCTTTAGATAACTTtaatacaacaaaacaaaacaatatttaCCGATGAAAGGCCTGAATGCGTTGAGCCAAGGGTAATCTGTACTGTTCTCAATCGCAGCATTTGAACCTCGATTCGCCATTGTTGACATGCGAACatgtgtgtggtttgaatgTGAAGGTCGGCTTTCCCGGCTTGCGATTGGCTCCCATTGACCTGACCTCTTAGTTTCGTATATCACTGTTTTCAGCAGAAAACAAGCTTTCCAGCGCACTATAAGACTTGCAGTGTATTTTGTACGGTTTGTGAGATACAAAGGTTTAAAAACAAGCAATAGTTTTGAACTAAAAGTTCAAAATTTTCCATCCATTCTTTGGGAATAAAACTTATACGAAAACAATCTACAGGAAGAGATGAACCAAAATATGGTAATTATATGCTAATTTGAAGGTTGTGGGGTCAAGGAGAAAGGAATTTCCCCAACAGCTGTAGATCGTGGTTCAAAGCAACGCGAGAAAAGGAGCGTCAGCCACCGAGGGATTTGCCGACCGTGGTCAAGTTTGGAATTaaatttctctctcacacactcatatttgacaaaacaagacacattAATAAAAGATTGAAAAAATGATCTTTATTTTGataccatttttttttaaatttggttAGTAATTGCTGAAGCAGAGTAAGTTGAAAAGTGCCATATTTCACTCAAGTTTTGCCTTTCCCGCACTGCTGCTGATAGCACTGCCGGTACCTAGTATAATTATTTGCTTTGAATTGATGGGTCATTGAACTCTCAGAAACACATTAGTTCATTGAGTGTAATGTCCTTTGGTCTTACCTGACTGAAAAGTGTTTTGTAAGTGTCTGATGtgcatttttttaaagtttttagaTGACCAGCGCTTTTtaatcatatgtgtgtgtgtccatgcatcTTAACATCATTGTGGGGTAATGTGTGTATTTAATCCAAAGCCAAGGTTGTGGTGGTACACACACATTGAGAGGTAGTCATTGTGTTAGCTCTGACAAATCTGTGCGTCTTTTTCAACTTCAATTTATGTTTCCTTCATTGTCAACCATATCTGAAAGAGAACACTACTGggcaaagaagcaaaaatgaaGCGGTGCACACTTTCATATGATTGTGTGAAAAATattaaactgtgtgtgtgtgcgttcatctACCTTACGTTAGCAGGTAGTGTGTGTATCTATTCACTGGGTCTATGGGGTATCTAAAATTTATGAAGAAGGGGTGCACACTATCCCCACCTTTTCAATTTCCATTGATCCCTATGTGTAACCTACATTCATACCAAGTTTTATCAAATTGTCCTGAATTCTGATCAGTGTCTGATAtgcatttttttaaaagtttttaGATGACCAGCGCTTTTtaatcatatgtgtgtgtgtccatgcatcTTAACATCATTGTGGGGTAATGTGTGTATTTAATCCAAAGCCAAGGTTGTGGTGGTACACACACATTGTGAGGTAGTCATTGTGTTAGCTCTGACAAATCTGTGCGTCTTTTTCAACTTCAATTTATGTTTCCTTCATTGTCAGCCATATCTGAAAGAGAACACTACTGggcaaagaagcaaaaatgaaGTGGTGCACACTTTCATATGATTGTGTGAAAAATattaaactgtgtgtgtgtgcgttcatctACCTTACGTTAGCAGGTAGTGTGTGTATCCATTCACTGGGTCTATGGGGTATCTAAAATTTATGAAGAAGGGGTGCACACTATCCCCACCTTTTCCATTTCCATTGATCCCTATGTGTAACCTACATTCATACCAAGTTTTTATCAAGTTGTCCTGAATTCTGATCAGAGTATCTTAACAACCTTAACatgtatttttgactcacatgcgaagcaaagtgagtctatgtactcaccctaGTCGTCCGGGCCGCCGGCCGTCCGAAAACTTAAACGTTGGATTTTTCTCAGACACTATTAGGCCTATCAGCACCAAATGTGGCATGATGGTGCATGGTGACAAGGCCTCAAAAAACATACATGGTAACTTGACCTtgcatcaaggtcaaggtcacaggggccataaatgttgtctcaaaaacagctatttttcacattttcccaattttcTCCCAAGCTATTGATAATGGCTACCTCACCTATACGTGGTTTATAGATCaaagtaagccctatcttttgaTATAAGTTTGGTTGATCTTGctgcaaggtcaaggtcacaggggtcCTTCAAATTTGGATTGTATGCATattttaaagtgaccttgacccttaaCTATGGAAGTTAACTCTTCCAAACTTTCCTAATTGGGTGAGGCACATGTTATTCTTTCATACTGATACACTTTTGGTTACGtatcttcaaggtcaaggtcactttgaccgcTCTGAATTGTGACCAAAACAGGTCTGTGAACCACTAAAATTGACCTTGTCTCTTGGTAGAAACTCATACTAAACACTGTTGTGCTTCTGGTTGTTAAAATTAACAGTCTTGTCTtgggtgaccttgaccttgggtgaAGGTCATGTGTATTTAGGTAGGAAAAATTTGCAAAAGTTGCAAAAAAATGTGTTCTTAGTGTAATTTGCCATGTTgttgtttgaccttgaccttcaaggTCACTTGAAAGTCAAGGTCATAttgaggtcaaggtcatgcatgtgagtcgtatgagctttgctcttcttgtttttttctttggcctAATTAAATCTGTTTGTTTCCAGAGTGGTCTTCTTACAGCGACTCGGACGATGACTATCTTCCCGGCTCAGAAGATGACACTGACTCGAGCAACAATGACGCCACAGCACCATGTGGAGTGCCAGGGACCACCAGTGAATCCGATGAGTCCATCATCTTTCCCTTTCTACGTAAATCTGATGGTTAGTTAGTCTCATCCTTTTTTTATTAGCATTCGTATTACGTTAAAAAGGTTGAATAAGGATTACATGTGGATAACAATCATGTAGTTTCTAAAAAAGAGGTAAGTTTTCTTTgataagtgtttttgttttgttatggaattttttgttgtattccATTGTAATTAAAGACTGAGGTATGTTGACAGCAATTTGAGCAAGTAATAAAGTTAACATGAacggtgtgggggtgggggtaatcATGTGTAATGTTACACTGATTGACTGCACATGCCTATGCCTATGTACATTCTATTGGTCCACGGCAAACTGACCTTTGACATCGGCCATTGTCGGAGATGTGATCGAGCGGTGGGACCATTTTGGTTTCACCAATTCCGAACTCTGTTtttagtttgtctgtctgctggGCTATAAGCAATATGTAATAATATTTCTGACTCTAGCTAAAAAAATTCAGTAAGttgtgaataaaaaaataaaagtatgcgttcttgtgtgtgtgtgtgaacaggtgcAAGGTGGTCACCAGGTATTCCATCTGAATCTCTAAAAGCTGCAGGTCTCTACACCTCATCACAGCCACCCTCTTCTTCATCGTCCAGAAGCATCACTCGACCAAGCGGGAGTAAATCTTCATCCCAGCCAGCATCTAAACCTTCATCGTCGACCAATACTCGACCAAGCGGCATAAGAATCCATATTGCCGCAAATACAAATGGCAAAAGAGTGTACGATAAAGAGAACTGGTGCAAGTTCTGTAACTCCCCAAGCACCAACCTCGCTAAACACCAGTTTT is a genomic window containing:
- the LOC138954514 gene encoding uncharacterized protein, with amino-acid sequence MFQKDERHTLCRQWFTHVGLNISDLSDKQLRARLDKVRKPYDTFSKSLHRGNNEAKLKDYLFQQQSHFPLVSAMPTVPSVVPCAIENAPATPPADHPTGDELTHLKIASSGRQLAALRRSNEELSGSLLEAKNREMIYKDLLKEKTQSVTTLQADLTKLQGKAERSASHIKCVETQLCSAKEYIGKIRQTNFYKRLKRQETNLKKREENLKDHEDGGCIQTIERLKHKLKLCQTANSSLRAKLNSVKEKRQQDLDRHNQLTADLLEEAVVHTVKTTEEGPRKKFTHDVIKTTIGLISCGVSAKNSGHVIQTVARNLFHTDIDDKDVPSERTSLRFADQGHYLAKYHVAETVLDSDNFDIHFDGTTRDHRKYVGQQVTTSAGSLSCGFTEVATEDAKTLVDVTVSLLQEVAQVYDKDDTERCFKAALQKCSGLMSDRAAPNKLMKKDFNDLRKATLGTEEDLQFLYCNAHYLLGLGTSAEKSLKELQTEWGQQRIGRDNAAQFGHWQAKEAAAVRYVRMACEVLGPRGDDQCGCRDAWLAYCEMTNKTSTVPSFKSNRFNSIFYGATKLLAHRDDIIEFLSDYMPSRNQKLESVLKDAQSEEVNVFVATLAMVYERITGPYWTLLCAGETSYAEFFLPVVELHAQLREWRDDSASIFSPHVPSLFSIQVPDASSLAALLDLDEATQQKVQRAFSHFCVNFVAVTERQLDDFLPGGRYHAVQDPQVLERLRHSHITNLLGEACFGDLDISIYTHRNSSVHHHSTLTMLKRNKTMKAWFNQKSNEEQRQLLLNASSSGPEMRKRHRENDREVKASKRQKLQLQQQRTEADRQKKAREKADIAQEIRQDGGACSSAGDVDRLLERKALQREKLAALKTQIRFFRHVLGFKSELLKLTQDLPGLEQSLKEFLASQDPFPEHRDRVDNNLDEEDEPSESDSSASEHENDQRVDSDGFSFAQTGQTVAVFYDETFHVGTVTNILSADEAKVTFLKKSSLDNNRFSWPAKEDSDTVSSVFVFAWDFLLEPISTNARMWHVPNSTLQETI